One region of Carya illinoinensis cultivar Pawnee chromosome 8, C.illinoinensisPawnee_v1, whole genome shotgun sequence genomic DNA includes:
- the LOC122318737 gene encoding pentatricopeptide repeat-containing protein At4g32450, mitochondrial-like, protein MSTKGATSLTNNFLTVLSKVCSSSNSLDSFKKLTLLRNLSISTAAERTDFQNANGYQADNSSEYQQNSCGFYGENQNPMAFHQKSTGFMGGSSVGASQSSNPPNGNWGESTTNDFVVNPVGQNESFSGPYGQNYGDLQQNSRGVYRESYRSTYQNHPVGQNGNFSGNYGQNSGRPQLDPNGISASNSRGFVPNSSGFHQNNSEVYKESTINEWQNNQYQQNGNFSGHYGNNDGKFLQNHNGAYTQSSPAQHSMSGFTGINRNLQHSYGSYLEGAREMRQNPHGFNSQGLLESQGSLNESYMQNFGQAQQASYDHNMVNAGVQTQGQSWSEQSPSAGHSNQSLRGGPNPPNSNASQIMTVSSQSSSHPTHGGELAETSDNHPYVGTLEELDCFCKEGKVKEAVEVLGFLEKQCLPVDLPRYLQLMQACGEAQSLQEAKYVHEHIVRLQSPLRVSTYNKIIDMYWKCGSIDDAWQVFNTMPKRNLTSWDAMITWLSKNDYGEDAIDLFTKFKKTGLKPDGQMFIGVFTACSVLGDIDEGMLHFESMSKDYDIVPSMNHYVSVVDMLGSTGFLDEAFEFIGKMPLEPSVDVWETLMNLCRVHGHTELGDLCAEIVGQLEPSRLNEQSKAGLLPVKPSDIAKQKEKKKLSSQNLLEVRSRVHEYRAGDRSHPGTDRIYSELRALKEQMKEAGYIPETRFVLHDIDQEAKEEALLAHSERLAIADGLLSSPARSPIRIIKNLRVCGDCHTALKIISKLVGRELIIRDAKRFHHFKDGLCSCRDYW, encoded by the coding sequence ATGTCCACAAAGGGAGCGACGAGTCTCACAAACAACTTCCTCACAGTATTATCCAAGGTATGTTCTTCCAGCAACTCATTAGATTCATTCAAAAAGCTCACATTGCTGAGAAATCTCAGTATTAGCACTGCCGCTGAAAGAACAGATTTTCAAAACGCTAATGGATATCAAGCAGACAACTCTTCAGAATATCAGCAAAACTCTTGTGGGTTTTACGGTGAGAACCAAAATCCCATGGCTTTTCACCAGAAATCAACCGGATTTATGGGGGGTAGTTCCGTGGGGGCTTCACAGAGCTCAAACCCCCCCAACGGGAATTGGGGGGAAAGCACAACAAACGATTTTGTGGTGAACCCAGTTGGGCAAAACGAAAGCTTTAGTGGGCCTTATGGGCAAAACTATGGCGATTTGCAGCAAAATTCTAGGGGGGTTTATAGGGAAAGCTATAGAAGTACATATCAAAACCACCCAGTTGGACAAAATGGAAACTTTAGTGGGAATTATGGTCAGAATAGCGGAAGGCCACAGCTGGACCCAAATGGAATTTCTGCAAGTAATTCAAGAGGGTTTGTGCCGAATTCAAGTGGCTTTCACCAGAACAATAGTGAAGTTTACAAGGAAAGCACTATAAATGAATGGCAGAATAACCAATATCAGCAAAATGGGAATTTTAGTGGGCATTATGGGAATAATGACGGAAAGTTCTTGCAGAACCATAATGGGGCTTACACCCAGAGTTCACCAGCACAGCATAGTATGAGTGGGTTCACCGGGATAAATAGGAATCTACAGCATTCATATGGGTCTTACCTGGAGGGAGCTAGAGAAATGAGGCAGAATCCACATGGATTTAATTCCCAAGGCCTTTTAGAATCTCAGGGAAGCTTAAACGAGAGCTACATGCAAAATTTTGGGCAAGCTCAGCAAGCCTCGTATGATCATAACATGGTGAACGCTGGAGTGCAGACGCAAGGCCAAAGTTGGAGTGAGCAGAGCCCTAGTGCCGGACACTCTAATCAGAGCCTCCGTGGAGGACCAAATCCGCCAAACTCAAATGCTTCTCAGATTATGACGGTTAGTTCTCAATCATCCAGTCATCCAACACATGGGGGTGAATTGGCTGAAACATCTGACAATCACCCATATGTTGGTACGCTTGAGGAGCTAGATTGTTTTTGCAAAGAGGGGAAAGTGAAGGAAGCTGTAGAGGTCTTGGGTTTTTTAGAAAAGCAGTGTCTTCCTGTTGATTTGCCCCGATATTTACAGTTGATGCAGGCATGTGGTGAGGCTCAATCTCTACAGGAAGCAAAATATGTTCATGAACACATTGTAAGATTACAGTCTCCTCTCAGAGTGAGCACCTACAACAAAATCATAGATATGTATTGGAAATGCGGTTCCATAGATGATGCTTGGCAAGTGTTTAACACAATGCCAAAGCGCAATTTGACATCGTGGGATGCTATGATAACATGGCTTTCGAAGAATGATTATGGGGAGGATGCCATTGATCTGTTTACTAAGTTTAAGAAAACAGGCCTGAAACCTGATGGTCAAATGTTTATTGGAGTTTTTACTGCTTGTAGTGTTTTAGGAGATATTGATGAGGGAATGCTGCACTTCGAATCCATGAGCAAGGATTATGACATTGTCCCATCCATGAATCATTATGTGAGTGTAGTAGACATGCTAGGAAGTACAGGGTTTCTGGATGAAGCTTTTGAGTTCATTGGAAAGATGCCATTGGAGCCAAGTGTTGATGTATGGGAAACTCTAATGAATCTCTGCAGAGTTCACGGGCACACGGAGCTTGGTGATCTTTGTGCTGAGATTGTTGGGCAGTTGGAACCCTCACGCTTGAATGAGCAATCGAAGGCTGGCCTTCTACCCGTGAAACCTTCAGACATTGCAAAacagaaagagaagaagaaactaTCCAGTCAAAATCTTTTAGAAGTTAGGAGTCGGGTCCATGAATATCGAGCAGGGGATAGATCTCATCCTGGCACAGATAGGATCTATTCGGAACTTAGGGCTTTGAAGGAACAAATGAAAGAGGCTGGTTATATACCAGAGACTAGATTTGTGTTGCATGATATAGACCAGGAAGCCAAGGAGGAAGCCCTTCTTGCTCACAGCGAGAGACTTGCTATTGCCGATGGTCTCCTGAGTAGTCCAGCTCGATCACCTATTAGGATAATCAAGAATCTTCGTGTTTGTGGTGATTGCCATACTGCACTGAAGATCATCTCAAAGCTTGTTGGCAGAGAACTCATTATACGAGATGCTAAGAGGTTCCACCATTTCAAAGACGGGTTGTGCTCTTGCCGGGATTATTGGTGA
- the LOC122318682 gene encoding uncharacterized protein LOC122318682 translates to MRLVKGSKVEVLRKKEATPAEWACAKIISGNGHTYGVVFEGSCGMRSEALVERVPRKAIRPCPPSVGSVESWEFGDIVEVFDVGSWKIAMVVKPFGRDYYLARLLGSCEEFRVHKSNVRVRQSWQNNEWIVIGKDLGSCEVVKSNKPSSSYCHQITSGVPQFNSRRKMQAGYKCLAAQDNTCVHTVSSRTLKRSLPYCSSHIEPYTRKTRGIQKEGGSLLLKKVDAVACPRVNLGETYMHASCNNGTTGWFELERGNQIGSISCFHERSSEPNDCVSLASSVGSCSVVRNSTNELSGHNLSDPTQDADPIGSDADSFYNCGDEERKCPLSMKEDVPARIHRLELHAYRSTLEAIYASGPLSWEHEALLTNLRISLNISNDEHLMEIRNLKSAQTSIHLS, encoded by the exons ATGAGACTTGTTAAGGGGAGTAAAGTGGAGGTACTAAGAAAGAAAGAGGCGACTCCTGCTGAATGGGCTTGTGCTAAGATTATCTCAGGCAATGGGCACACTTATGGTGTTGTATTTGAAGGTTCTTGTGGCATGAGAAGTGAGGCACTTGTGGAGAGAGTGCCAAGGAAGGCCATTAGACCCTGCCCTCCTTCTGTGGGAAGTGTGGAGAGTTGGGAATTTGGAGATATAGTGGAAGTTTTTGATGTTGGTTCTTGGAAAATAGCCATGGTTGTGAAGCCCTTTGGCAGAGATTATTATTTGGCTAGGCTACTGGGATCTTGTGAGGAGTTCAGAGTTCACAAATCCAACGTTCGTGTGCGTCAGTCTTGGCAAAATAATGAATGGATTGTGATCGGAAAG GATTTGGGGAGTTGTGAGGTTGTGAAATCCAATAAACCATCTAGCTCGTATTGTCATCAGATTACTTCTGGAGTTCCACAATTCAATTCAAGAAGAAAGATGCAGGCAGGATATAAATGTTTAGCTGCTCAAGACAATACATGTGTTCATACTGTCTCATCTAGGACATTGAAGAGATCGCTCCCTTATTGCTCTTCTCATATTGAACCATATACCAGAAAAACGAGAGGGATCCAGAAAGAGGGTGGATCCCTCTTGCTGAAAAAGGTAGATGCTGTTGCTTGCCCACGAGTAAATCTGGGTGAAACATACATGCATGCTTCCTGTAATAATGGAACAACTGGATGGTTTGAATTGGAGAGGGGAAATCAGATTGGTTCTATTTCTTGTTTCCATGAAAGAAGTTCAGAACCTAATGATTGTGTTAGTCTTGCATCTTCTGTTGGTAGTTGTAGTGTTGTTAGAAACAGtacaaatgagttgtctggtcATAATTTATCAGATCCTACTCAAGATGCAGATCCTATTGGTAGTGATGCAGATTCCTTTTATAATTGTGGCGATGAGGAACGAAAATGTCCCCTTTCTATGAAAGAGGATGTACCTGCAAGAATCCATAGATTAGAGTTGCATGCTTATAGAAGCACTCTAGAGGCAATATATGCTTCTGGGCCCTTAAGTTGGGAACATGAAGCTCTATTGACAAATCTCCGCATTTCACTCAATATTTCCAATGATGAACATTTGATGGAGATAAGGAATTTAAAATCAGCTCAAACTAGCATTCATCTTAGTTAA
- the LOC122318684 gene encoding GTP-binding nuclear protein Ran1B, protein MALPNQQTVDYPNFKLVIVGDGGTGKTTFVKRHLTGEFEKKYEPTIGVEVHPLDFFTNCGKIRFYCWDTAGQEKFGGLRDGYYIHGQCAIIMFDVTARLTYKNVPTWHRDLCRVCENIPIVLCGNKVDVKNRQVKAKQVTFHRKKNLQYYEISAKSNYNFEKPFLYLARKLAGDPNLHFVESPALAPPEVQIDLTAQQRHEDELAAAASQPLPDDDDDAFE, encoded by the exons ATG GCTTTGCCAAACCAACAGACCGTCGATTATCCGAATTTCAAGCTTGTAATTGTTGGCGATGGTGGAACCG GAAAAACAACGTTTGTGAAAAGACATCTTACTGGGGAGTTTGAGAAGAAATACGAAC CAACCATTGGTGTGGAAGTCCATCCATTGGACTTTTTCACCAACTGCGGGAAAATCCGTTTCTACTGCTGGGACACGGCTGGGCAAGAGAAGTTTGGCGGTCTTAGAGATGGTTACTA CATTCATGGACAGTGTGCAATTATCATGTTTGATGTTACTGCCCGCCTGACATACAAGAACGTTCCAACATGGCACCGCGATCTTTGCAG AGTGTGTGAAAACATCCCAATTGTTCTTTGCGGAAACAAGGTTGATGTGAAGAACAGGCAGGTGAAGGCAAAGCAGGTTACATTTCACCGAAAGAAGAATTTGCAGTATTACGAGATATCAGCCAAGAGCAATTATAACTTTGAGAAGCCTTTCTTATACCTTGCTAGGAAACTTGCAGG GGATCCTAATCTGCATTTTGTTGAATCTCCTGCCTTGGCTCCCCCAGAAGTGCAAATTGACTTGACTGCACAGCAAAG GCACGAGGATGAGCTTGCTGCTGCCGCTAGTCAGCCCCTTCctgatgacgatgatgatgcATTCGAGTAA
- the LOC122274334 gene encoding uncharacterized protein LOC122274334: MGRIAFLSVLLLSCATSNNAFPFTDGLLPNGNFELGPRPADMKGTVVVGRYAIPKWEISGFVEYIKSGQKQGDMLLVVPEGAFAVRLGNEASIKQSMKVVKGLYYSLTFSAARTCAQEERLNVSVAPDWGVLPMQTLYSSNGWDSYAWAFQAERDVAEILIHNPGREEDPACGPLIDSIAIRALYPPRLTNKNILKNPDFEEGPYVFPNTSWGVLIPPNIEDDHSPLPGWMVESLKAVKYIDSVHFSVPQGKRAVELVAGKESAIAQVVRTIPGKTYILSFAVGDASNSCEGSMIVEAFAGKDTVKVPYESKGKGGYKRAVLKFVAVTPRTRIMFLSTFYTMRSDDFSSLCGPVVDDLKLLSVRNPRRM, translated from the exons ATGGGAAGGATCGCCTTTTTGTCGGTGCTACTGCTATCGTGTGCCACTAGCAACAACGCATTTCCCTTCACCGACG GATTATTACCAAATGGCAACTTCGAGCTCGGCCCGAGGCCAGCCGACATGAAGGGTACTGTAGTGGTGGGGCGCTACGCCATACCGAAATGGGAGATTTCAGGGTTTGTGGAGTACATAAAATCGGGACAAAAGCAAGGGGATATGTTGCTGGTGGTGCCGGAGGGAGCCTTTGCTGTTAGGCTTGGGAACGAGGCGTCAATCAAGCAAAGCATGAAAGTGGTTAAGGGTTTATACTATTCGCTTACGTTCAGTGCAGCCCGCACCTGCGCTCAGGAGGAGCGGTTGAACGTGTCCGTAGCGCCCGACTGGGGCGTGCTGCCGATGCAAACTCTGTATAGCAGTAATGGGTGGGACTCGTATGCGTGGGCATTCCAAGCCGAGCGTGACGTCGCGGAGATTCTCATTCATAATCCGGGAAGGGAAGAGGATCCGGCATGTGGTCCTCTTATTGATTCCATTGCCATTAGAGCTTTATATCCTCCTAGACTCACCAACA AAAACATACTGAAGAACCCGGATTTCGAAGAAGGACCATATGTTTTCCCCAACACGTCTTGGGGAGTCCTAATCCCACCAAACATCGAGGACGACCATTCTCCACTGCCAGGTTGGATGGTGGAGTCTCTCAAAGCAGTCAAGTACATAGACTCGGTCCATTTCTCGGTGCCACAAGGAAAACGAGCAGTAGAACTTGTGGCCGGAAAAGAAAGTGCTATTGCCCAAGTAGTCAGGACTATTCCTGGAAAGACATACATCCTCTCTTTTGCGGTGGGAGATGCCAGCAATTCCTGTGAAGGGTCTATGATCGTTGAGGCATTTGCAGGCAAGGACACTGTAAAAGTGCCTTATGAATCTAAGGGTAAAGGCGGATATAAGCGTGCTGTGCTCAAGTTTGTGGCTGTGACTCCACGAACACGTATAATGTTCCTCAGCACATTTTACACCATGAGAAGCGATGACTTTTCTTCACTTTGTGGCCCTGTTGTCGATGATTTGAAGCTTCTCAGTGTGCGTAACCCACGGCGGATGTGA